Proteins from a single region of Pleurocapsa minor HA4230-MV1:
- a CDS encoding PD-(D/E)XK nuclease family protein, translating to MPDRDLIRLSQSHLNLLSLCPPKFQQVYIDCLGSLPAPEQQDTMEWGSRFHLLMQQRELALPIEPLLATDTELDSSLKALIQATPELALDPKIWREAEHCRTLSVDNFLFTVIYDLLIAENDRAIILDWKTYRQPLESKKLRQNWQTRLYLYVLIETSEYKPEQVQMTYWFVKFGKPKNITIKYSESKHQQTKQELTVLLSNLEVWLQNYQKFHTDFPHQPDCETSCPFYQDFSAAAHQKTHKPVDEIEEVSI from the coding sequence CTTATCTCAAAGCCATCTTAACCTCTTGAGTCTTTGTCCTCCTAAATTTCAGCAGGTATATATCGACTGTCTTGGTTCTCTTCCTGCCCCCGAACAACAGGATACTATGGAGTGGGGTAGTCGCTTTCACCTGTTGATGCAGCAAAGAGAGTTAGCTTTGCCCATTGAACCTCTATTGGCTACTGATACAGAGTTGGATAGCTCATTAAAAGCCTTAATTCAAGCTACACCAGAATTAGCGCTAGACCCCAAAATTTGGCGTGAGGCGGAACACTGTCGGACGTTGAGTGTAGATAATTTTTTATTCACTGTTATCTACGATCTATTAATTGCGGAGAATGATCGGGCAATAATTCTTGATTGGAAAACCTATCGCCAGCCGTTAGAGAGCAAAAAGCTCAGGCAAAATTGGCAAACTCGTCTCTATCTTTATGTTTTAATTGAAACTTCAGAATACAAACCCGAACAAGTTCAAATGACTTATTGGTTTGTTAAATTTGGTAAACCTAAAAACATCACCATTAAATATAGCGAGTCAAAACATCAGCAAACAAAACAAGAATTGACAGTTTTATTGAGCAATCTTGAAGTATGGTTGCAAAATTATCAGAAATTTCACACTGATTTTCCTCACCAGCCAGATTGTGAAACCAGTTGTCCTTTTTATCAAGATTTTTCAGCAGCAGCTCATCAGAAGACACATAAACCTGTTGATGAAATTGAAGAAGTATCAATTTAA
- a CDS encoding photosystem II q(b) protein: MTTTLQQRETRGAWENFCQWVTSTNNRIYVGWFGVLMIPTLLAATTCFLIAFVAAPPVDIDGIREPVAGSLIYGNNIISGAVVPSSNAIGLHFYPIWEAASLDEWLYNGGPYQLIIFHFLIGVFSYLGR, encoded by the coding sequence ATGACAACTACTTTACAACAGCGCGAAACACGCGGTGCTTGGGAGAATTTCTGTCAGTGGGTAACTAGCACCAACAACCGCATCTATGTCGGTTGGTTCGGCGTCTTGATGATCCCCACCCTCCTAGCAGCAACAACTTGTTTCCTGATCGCCTTCGTCGCAGCACCTCCTGTAGACATCGATGGAATCCGTGAGCCTGTAGCAGGTTCCTTGATCTACGGCAACAACATCATCTCTGGAGCAGTAGTACCTAGCTCCAATGCAATCGGTCTACACTTCTACCCAATTTGGGAAGCAGCATCCTTAGACGAGTGGTTATACAACGGTGGCCCTTACCAGTTGATTATTTTCCACTTCTTGATCGGTGTATTCTCATACCTCGGTCGTC
- the cofG gene encoding 7,8-didemethyl-8-hydroxy-5-deazariboflavin synthase subunit CofG, giving the protein MSSVITFSPAHTVVPTYECFNRCSYCNFRLDPEADDSLTKSELLDILKQLDLERVAEILVLSGEVHPKSNRRIKWFTKVKEICELALSFGFLPHTNVGPLSWPEMEQLKKVNVSMGLMLEQINPQFMQTVHKHAPSKEPKLRSQQLEWAGKLKIPFTTGILLGIGETQSDIRNSLEEIARIHQKWGHIQEVILQPHSVGTKQVLNAPSFDPQQLPAIIAQAKTILPSEIAIQIPPNLVPDASFLLECLSAGATDLGGISPIDEVNPDYPHSTYESLSAILPSAGWSLKARLPVYPQYYSWLSPDLQKAIAKKKKSWIWEN; this is encoded by the coding sequence ATGAGTTCTGTCATCACCTTTAGTCCTGCTCACACAGTAGTTCCTACCTACGAATGTTTTAATCGATGTAGCTACTGCAATTTTCGCCTTGACCCAGAAGCAGATGATTCATTAACAAAGTCTGAGCTACTAGATATTTTGAAACAATTAGATCTAGAAAGAGTAGCCGAGATTTTGGTTTTAAGTGGAGAAGTTCATCCTAAATCTAATAGGCGAATAAAATGGTTTACCAAAGTAAAAGAAATATGTGAGCTAGCTTTATCCTTTGGTTTTTTACCTCATACCAACGTAGGCCCTTTAAGTTGGCCAGAAATGGAGCAGTTAAAAAAAGTAAATGTCTCGATGGGGTTGATGCTGGAACAAATTAATCCTCAATTTATGCAGACCGTACACAAACATGCACCCAGCAAAGAACCAAAATTGCGATCGCAACAGTTAGAGTGGGCAGGAAAATTAAAAATTCCTTTTACCACAGGAATATTGTTAGGCATTGGCGAAACACAGTCAGATATCAGAAATTCTTTAGAAGAGATCGCCCGTATTCATCAGAAATGGGGACATATCCAAGAAGTAATTTTACAGCCTCATAGTGTTGGTACTAAGCAAGTCTTAAATGCTCCCAGTTTCGATCCTCAACAGCTACCCGCCATAATTGCTCAAGCCAAAACGATTTTGCCCTCTGAGATAGCAATTCAAATTCCTCCTAATCTAGTTCCTGATGCTAGTTTTTTACTGGAGTGTCTCAGTGCGGGAGCGACAGACTTGGGTGGTATTAGTCCGATAGATGAAGTAAATCCCGATTATCCGCATTCAACTTATGAATCTTTATCGGCAATTTTGCCATCAGCAGGATGGAGCTTAAAGGCAAGACTACCAGTATATCCGCAGTATTATTCTTGGCTTTCTCCCGATCTCCAAAAAGCGATCGCCAAAAAGAAAAAAAGCTGGATTTGGGAAAATTAA